A single Carnobacterium inhibens subsp. inhibens DSM 13024 DNA region contains:
- a CDS encoding phytoene desaturase family protein, whose product MTKKVAVIGAGVAGLASAIRLQHEGYEVELFEKEAIPGGKMNRIEKDGYTFDLGPSLVMMPEIYKEVFELAGRDPDDYIPMTRLDPMYSAFFGPDEKDRYDVSSDLVTLIASLENLSDEDAKGFLSYLQDIYGRFIVAKDHFLQRPFRSALDFYNPFMIKQALKLKTFDTASHSIGKFVKDKRMQQMLSFQTLYIGVSPNNGPSLYSIIPMIEFLYGVWFIKGGMYTMAKSMERLFLELGGKVNYNTPVERILIQDKKAYGIQLQNKKVLTDFVLCNADFPYAIKNLVQDKAAKGKYTDKKIDSMKYSCSCFILYLGMDRKYDQVEQLHNFVFTEDLDKNLEDIFDGKLLDKPSYYLYMASKMDQSMAPEGKEGLYLLVPVSDLSTADYEWNEETVQYYRSQVLNSLKTLKGFENVENEIVSETYMTPLDFEEKFNAYNGACFGLRPNLLQSNHFRPQAKAKNCENLYFAGSSTHPGAGVPIVLLSAKIAVEELLLDDRGVKA is encoded by the coding sequence TTGACAAAAAAGGTAGCCGTTATTGGAGCTGGTGTAGCCGGTTTAGCTAGTGCTATTCGGTTGCAACATGAAGGATATGAAGTAGAGTTATTTGAAAAAGAAGCCATTCCAGGTGGGAAAATGAATCGTATTGAAAAAGATGGTTATACATTTGATCTAGGTCCAAGCCTCGTGATGATGCCGGAGATTTATAAAGAAGTTTTCGAATTGGCGGGAAGAGATCCAGATGATTATATTCCTATGACAAGACTAGATCCTATGTATTCTGCCTTCTTTGGCCCAGATGAAAAAGATAGATATGATGTATCCTCAGATCTCGTTACATTGATAGCTTCACTGGAAAATCTTAGTGATGAAGATGCTAAAGGATTTTTAAGTTACTTGCAAGATATTTATGGACGTTTTATCGTAGCAAAAGATCACTTTTTGCAACGACCTTTCAGAAGTGCGTTAGATTTTTATAATCCATTTATGATCAAGCAAGCGCTGAAGTTGAAAACATTTGATACTGCCAGTCATTCTATCGGTAAATTCGTAAAGGATAAACGAATGCAGCAAATGTTGAGCTTTCAAACTTTATATATAGGCGTTTCACCCAATAATGGACCTTCTCTTTATTCGATCATTCCAATGATTGAATTCCTTTACGGTGTTTGGTTTATTAAAGGCGGTATGTACACAATGGCTAAGTCAATGGAACGTTTATTTTTAGAATTAGGCGGAAAAGTGAATTATAATACGCCTGTAGAACGTATTTTGATCCAAGATAAAAAAGCTTATGGAATCCAACTGCAAAATAAAAAGGTTCTAACTGATTTTGTTTTATGTAACGCGGATTTCCCTTATGCTATCAAAAATTTGGTTCAAGACAAAGCTGCAAAAGGCAAATATACTGATAAAAAAATTGACAGTATGAAGTATTCTTGTTCTTGTTTTATCCTGTACCTAGGTATGGATCGTAAATATGATCAGGTTGAACAATTGCATAATTTTGTGTTTACAGAAGATCTAGATAAAAATCTTGAAGATATTTTTGATGGGAAATTATTAGATAAACCTTCTTACTATTTATATATGGCTTCAAAAATGGATCAATCTATGGCACCAGAAGGCAAAGAAGGTTTGTATCTGTTGGTTCCAGTTTCGGATCTATCAACAGCAGATTACGAATGGAATGAAGAAACGGTTCAGTATTATCGTTCGCAAGTCTTAAATTCACTTAAAACATTAAAAGGTTTTGAAAATGTTGAAAATGAGATCGTATCGGAAACGTATATGACACCTTTAGATTTTGAAGAAAAATTCAATGCGTATAATGGGGCTTGTTTTGGTTTAAGACCTAATTTGCTGCAAAGCAATCATTTTCGTCCACAAGCAAAAGCAAAGAATTGTGAAAATCTTTATTTTGCCGGAAGTAGTACCCATCCAGGAGCAGGAGTTCCTATCGTATTGTTGTCTGCCAAAATAGCTGTAGAAGAATTATTGTTAGATGATCGTGGAGTTAAAGCATGA
- a CDS encoding ABC transporter ATP-binding protein — translation MKLIELDNVSRSFGEGHTKIEALKNTSFSVEEGEFVAIIGPSGSGKSTLLTIIGGLQTPSNGTVEINEKPFSDVSEKERAALRFKEIGFILQASNLVPFLTVKDQLNLVNKVEKTKVKKEKQKKLLDELGIYDLKDKYPSDLSGGERQRVAIARALYHEPSVILADEPTASLDSEKAFEVVEILARETKNKKKATIMVTHDERLIDHCDKVYVMKDGVLTLRE, via the coding sequence ATGAAATTAATTGAATTAGATAATGTCAGCCGTTCATTCGGTGAAGGACATACAAAAATTGAAGCACTAAAGAATACTAGTTTCTCTGTAGAAGAGGGCGAATTTGTTGCTATTATCGGTCCTAGTGGATCAGGAAAGAGTACCTTGCTGACCATTATTGGTGGCTTGCAAACTCCTTCAAATGGAACAGTAGAAATCAATGAAAAACCGTTTAGTGATGTTAGTGAAAAAGAACGTGCAGCATTACGATTTAAAGAAATCGGCTTTATTTTGCAAGCTTCAAATTTAGTTCCATTTTTGACCGTGAAAGATCAACTTAATTTGGTAAATAAAGTTGAAAAAACAAAAGTGAAGAAAGAAAAACAAAAAAAACTATTAGATGAGTTAGGGATTTATGATTTGAAAGATAAATACCCAAGTGATTTGTCCGGTGGGGAACGTCAACGTGTAGCAATTGCTCGTGCATTGTATCATGAACCTTCAGTTATTTTAGCAGATGAACCAACGGCTAGTCTGGATTCTGAAAAGGCATTTGAAGTAGTTGAAATTTTAGCACGAGAAACAAAAAATAAGAAAAAAGCAACCATTATGGTAACCCATGATGAACGATTGATTGACCATTGTGACAAAGTATATGTTATGAAAGACGGCGTATTAACGTTAAGAGAATAA
- a CDS encoding phytoene/squalene synthase family protein, with amino-acid sequence MELNKQETIKQDYQYCENIIKQHSKSFYYAFSRLPKAKAQAIFAIYAFCRRADDDVDLAETTQEQLAAVDALEKELALFESGKPIDHPAWRALADVFERYDMDIQPFYYQLTGQKMDVQFSMPETMSGLEKYCFYVAGSVGLMLLPVLASETNKDLTQTAIDLGVAMQLTNILRDVGEDFQNIGRVYLPVSELEKENYSVRELGKKEVTDKFIRIWERLAQRAEELYDKVQPDYRYFDEDSRLPVELSANVYKGLLNAVRKNKYDCFTKRNYVSKMEMQRIYQAIK; translated from the coding sequence ATGGAATTAAACAAACAAGAAACCATAAAACAAGATTATCAGTACTGTGAAAACATTATTAAACAGCACTCCAAAAGTTTTTATTATGCTTTCTCACGTTTGCCTAAGGCTAAGGCACAAGCCATATTTGCTATTTACGCCTTTTGCAGGCGGGCCGATGATGATGTAGATTTAGCAGAAACAACCCAAGAACAGTTAGCTGCAGTTGATGCACTTGAAAAAGAATTGGCCTTATTTGAAAGTGGAAAACCAATTGATCACCCTGCTTGGAGAGCTTTAGCAGATGTGTTTGAACGATACGATATGGATATTCAGCCGTTTTATTATCAATTAACTGGTCAAAAAATGGATGTGCAATTTAGCATGCCTGAAACGATGTCAGGATTAGAAAAGTATTGTTTTTATGTAGCCGGCTCAGTTGGGCTTATGTTATTGCCTGTTTTAGCTTCTGAAACAAATAAAGATCTTACTCAAACAGCGATCGATCTAGGAGTAGCCATGCAGCTGACCAATATATTGAGAGACGTTGGCGAAGATTTTCAAAATATTGGACGTGTGTATCTCCCGGTTTCAGAATTAGAAAAGGAAAATTATTCTGTTCGAGAGTTGGGGAAAAAAGAAGTTACTGATAAATTTATCCGTATCTGGGAAAGATTAGCTCAACGTGCTGAAGAATTATATGATAAAGTTCAACCTGACTATCGTTATTTTGATGAAGATAGCCGTTTACCGGTTGAATTATCAGCTAATGTCTATAAAGGGCTGTTAAATGCGGTACGAAAAAATAAGTACGATTGTTTTACAAAACGCAATTATGTTTCTAAAATGGAGATGCAGCGTATTTACCAAGCAATAAAATAA
- a CDS encoding MarR family winged helix-turn-helix transcriptional regulator produces MDETVFVRSLEEQLCFEVYRASNGFSRMYGRALKPFGLTFPQYLVLLALWDEDHVFIKNISDRIGMSIGTMNPILNRLATQGWIEKVTSDIDKRAVVVTLTEKSQNEKKAISKAILNEIINCDMTDINNDAFLNGLKALNREFDHLEEDSE; encoded by the coding sequence ATGGATGAAACAGTATTTGTTCGCTCTTTAGAAGAACAGTTATGTTTTGAAGTATATAGAGCTTCAAATGGTTTTTCAAGAATGTACGGAAGAGCATTAAAACCATTTGGGTTAACATTTCCGCAGTATCTTGTACTATTGGCCCTATGGGATGAAGACCATGTCTTTATAAAAAATATCAGTGACCGTATTGGGATGAGTATTGGAACAATGAATCCAATTCTTAATCGTTTAGCCACTCAAGGATGGATCGAAAAAGTAACATCTGATATTGATAAGCGTGCAGTAGTGGTTACATTGACTGAAAAGAGTCAGAACGAAAAAAAAGCAATCTCAAAAGCAATCTTAAATGAGATCATTAATTGTGATATGACAGACATCAATAATGATGCTTTCTTAAATGGATTAAAAGCATTAAATAGAGAATTTGATCATTTAGAAGAGGACAGTGAATAA
- a CDS encoding ABC transporter permease has protein sequence MFLAWKEIKHSKTRFALIIGVMVLVSYLVYFLTGLAYGLAQDNRTSVDKWEADAIVLTDESNQNINMSMMTIGETEDISADETALLGLASSVIRKEGETGEDAKTNVTFFGIDPDEFIMPEVIEGKPFENDDEVVADISLKEEEGIELGDTVQLAGSDKEVEVVGFTENAKFNVAPVLYTTIASYQEVRFEAADDSEDGRISAVVVRDSTEDLDEIVGDSEDLVSYSIGDYINNIPGYSAQVLTFGLMIGFLIVIAAVVIGIFIYVLTLQKTSMFGVMKAQGISSGYIAKSVVAQTFLLSAIGVGIGLLLTVVTSFVLPATVPYSTNWVFFISITALLIIVAVLGALFSVRTVVKIDPLEAIG, from the coding sequence ATGTTTTTAGCATGGAAAGAGATTAAACATTCAAAAACAAGATTTGCATTAATTATTGGGGTTATGGTTTTAGTATCTTATCTAGTGTATTTTTTAACAGGTTTAGCTTACGGTTTAGCGCAAGATAATCGTACAAGTGTTGATAAATGGGAAGCAGATGCTATTGTTTTAACAGATGAGTCCAACCAAAATATCAATATGTCTATGATGACGATTGGAGAAACAGAAGATATTTCCGCAGATGAAACAGCATTACTTGGTTTGGCTTCAAGCGTTATTCGTAAAGAAGGCGAAACTGGAGAAGACGCTAAAACGAATGTAACTTTTTTTGGGATTGATCCTGATGAGTTTATTATGCCGGAAGTAATAGAAGGTAAGCCTTTTGAAAATGATGATGAAGTAGTTGCAGATATCAGTTTGAAAGAAGAAGAAGGCATTGAACTGGGCGACACAGTCCAACTTGCTGGGAGTGATAAAGAAGTAGAAGTGGTAGGTTTTACAGAAAATGCTAAGTTTAATGTAGCTCCTGTTTTGTATACAACGATCGCTTCTTATCAAGAAGTTCGTTTTGAGGCTGCTGATGATTCTGAAGATGGACGAATCAGTGCAGTCGTAGTAAGAGATTCAACTGAAGATCTTGACGAAATAGTTGGAGATTCAGAAGATCTAGTATCATACTCTATTGGCGACTATATCAACAATATTCCAGGATACAGTGCACAAGTATTAACCTTTGGATTGATGATTGGATTCTTGATCGTTATTGCAGCAGTTGTTATCGGTATCTTTATATATGTATTAACGCTACAAAAAACAAGCATGTTTGGTGTGATGAAAGCTCAAGGGATATCTTCAGGCTATATTGCTAAATCAGTAGTAGCTCAGACATTCTTACTTTCAGCTATTGGAGTTGGTATTGGTTTACTATTGACTGTGGTTACATCCTTCGTATTGCCTGCAACCGTCCCTTACAGCACAAACTGGGTATTTTTCATTAGTATAACAGCCTTATTGATTATTGTTGCTGTTTTAGGAGCTTTATTCTCAGTACGAACAGTTGTTAAAATCGATCCATTAGAAGCAATCGGATAA
- a CDS encoding threonine/serine ThrE exporter family protein — MEKDKGHDMDYKTLMDVAILAGKIMLESNAETYRVEDTMNHILKTSKFETTEAFAIATGLVATLDDPSIEDPITIVKRINSRDTNLNKIANVNTISRQLTSKEIKLSEAYEALQKIGGEQYKQLYKDFAISALAASFALLLGGGIFEIIAAGINGGFLALVLKGEKKLDMGPFVRNVLSSAVISVVAGLMQAFVFSTLSINLVIIGTIMPLVPGTAITNAIRDTLQGDYMSGGAKALEAFVIALSIALGVAIGLILIGGAIF; from the coding sequence GTGGAAAAAGATAAGGGACACGATATGGATTATAAAACACTAATGGATGTGGCTATTCTTGCAGGGAAAATTATGTTGGAAAGCAATGCTGAAACGTATCGTGTAGAAGATACAATGAACCATATTTTAAAAACGTCCAAATTTGAAACGACTGAAGCCTTCGCAATTGCCACTGGCTTAGTAGCAACGTTAGATGATCCTAGTATTGAAGATCCTATTACAATTGTTAAACGGATAAATTCGCGAGACACAAATTTAAATAAAATTGCTAATGTAAATACTATCTCACGGCAGTTGACGAGCAAAGAAATTAAGCTTTCAGAAGCTTATGAAGCTCTACAAAAAATAGGCGGAGAACAGTATAAGCAACTGTATAAAGATTTCGCTATTTCTGCTTTAGCGGCTTCATTTGCTTTATTGTTAGGCGGGGGTATTTTTGAAATCATAGCTGCTGGAATCAACGGCGGTTTTTTGGCACTTGTATTAAAAGGAGAAAAAAAGTTGGATATGGGGCCTTTTGTGCGTAATGTTTTATCTTCTGCCGTTATATCGGTAGTTGCAGGTTTGATGCAAGCATTTGTCTTTTCTACTCTGAGTATCAACTTAGTTATTATAGGAACTATTATGCCATTGGTACCCGGAACAGCAATTACAAATGCCATTCGAGATACGCTACAAGGAGATTACATGTCTGGTGGAGCTAAGGCCTTAGAAGCTTTTGTTATTGCGTTGTCTATTGCTTTAGGTGTTGCAATCGGATTAATTCTTATTGGGGGTGCAATCTTTTGA
- a CDS encoding threonine/serine exporter family protein, with product MISQIIGAFLAVVSAAVILESPKRYVFTAASVGAVGWGIYLVCLEPFGSVSATYISGLVISILSHIYSRIFKVPVTIFFLPGFFPLVPGSGMYLTVYEFIQGNTNTAQEHLQNTIQIAGMIALAIFTIDTVFKVIKKVQQLKAERVT from the coding sequence TTGATTAGTCAGATTATTGGTGCCTTCTTAGCAGTAGTTTCAGCTGCTGTTATTTTAGAATCACCTAAAAGATACGTCTTTACAGCAGCTTCTGTGGGAGCTGTAGGATGGGGAATCTATCTCGTATGTCTGGAACCATTTGGATCTGTTTCGGCTACTTATATTTCAGGTTTGGTGATTTCTATCCTGTCACATATTTATTCGCGTATTTTTAAAGTTCCTGTAACCATCTTCTTTTTACCTGGTTTTTTTCCTCTAGTTCCAGGGTCAGGTATGTATTTGACCGTTTATGAATTTATCCAGGGCAATACTAATACAGCTCAAGAACATCTTCAAAACACGATTCAAATTGCAGGAATGATTGCTTTAGCTATTTTTACGATTGATACAGTCTTTAAAGTAATAAAAAAAGTTCAACAACTAAAAGCAGAACGAGTCACATAA
- a CDS encoding gluconokinase, with protein sequence MINQQRYTIGVDIGTTSTKAVLYQEDLQVVDSTYVGYDIIQTEPGMAEQDPKAIFQAVLSVIRTLMEKDTSIKEKVDFISFSSAMHSVIVIDEKNELLTNCLTWADNRSTELVTQLKANTDWKALYQKTGTPIHSMTPLSKIIWLKEYHPAILKKAKKIIGIKEYILYQLTGEYKIDYSLASATGLFNIHELAWDQDILKLFGIEASILSEPVDVTYRWPAIQEKYADEMSISAATDLVIGASDGCLSNLGVGAMNPGETAITIGTSGAIRMVTNHIVLDTEGRTFCYYLSKGRWVIGGAVNNGGNVMAWLTAVLYPEGSLLVDNGVETRLEQLNRLAEIIQPGAEGLYFLPYLNGERAPLWESQATGSYIGLAAHHTTGHMVRAAMEGVLFNLHDVWQIIQEVGGLSKTIKVTGGFLNSPLWKQMIADIFGRPMQQPTSFESSCLGAVLIGKDSEETAEQTLLQENRVLVEGITESKIWMQPNQPIVEKYQKIIPTYQKLAKEMSNVRKVLSETN encoded by the coding sequence ATGATAAATCAGCAAAGGTATACCATTGGAGTTGATATTGGTACTACAAGTACGAAAGCCGTTTTGTACCAAGAAGATCTTCAAGTAGTAGATAGTACATATGTTGGATATGACATTATTCAAACTGAACCTGGGATGGCAGAACAAGACCCAAAGGCCATTTTTCAGGCTGTACTATCGGTTATTCGAACATTAATGGAAAAAGATACTAGTATTAAAGAGAAAGTTGATTTTATTTCTTTCTCCAGTGCTATGCACAGTGTAATCGTTATAGACGAAAAAAATGAACTTTTAACAAATTGTCTAACGTGGGCAGATAACCGTTCAACTGAATTAGTTACACAGTTAAAAGCCAATACAGACTGGAAAGCATTGTACCAAAAAACAGGTACGCCTATTCATTCCATGACGCCACTTAGCAAGATCATCTGGTTAAAGGAATACCATCCTGCTATTTTAAAAAAAGCTAAAAAAATTATTGGTATAAAAGAATACATTCTCTATCAATTAACTGGCGAATATAAAATTGATTACTCACTTGCTTCAGCTACAGGGTTATTTAATATCCATGAATTAGCATGGGATCAAGATATTCTAAAGCTGTTTGGAATAGAAGCATCTATTTTATCTGAACCTGTAGACGTTACATATAGATGGCCAGCGATCCAAGAAAAGTATGCAGACGAAATGAGTATTAGTGCAGCAACGGACTTAGTTATTGGAGCAAGCGATGGGTGTTTATCTAACCTTGGAGTAGGAGCAATGAATCCGGGCGAGACAGCAATCACCATTGGTACTAGTGGAGCCATTCGAATGGTCACCAATCATATTGTTTTAGATACTGAGGGCAGAACATTTTGTTATTATCTATCTAAGGGACGTTGGGTAATCGGAGGTGCTGTCAATAACGGCGGGAACGTAATGGCTTGGCTTACTGCGGTGCTTTACCCAGAAGGAAGTCTTTTAGTAGATAACGGCGTAGAAACAAGATTAGAACAACTTAATCGATTGGCTGAAATCATTCAGCCTGGAGCAGAAGGATTGTACTTCTTACCTTATTTAAATGGCGAACGCGCACCGTTGTGGGAATCCCAAGCAACAGGTAGTTACATCGGTTTAGCAGCTCACCATACGACTGGTCACATGGTTCGTGCTGCAATGGAAGGCGTATTATTTAACCTGCATGATGTCTGGCAAATCATTCAGGAAGTAGGAGGACTTTCTAAAACAATCAAGGTAACTGGTGGTTTTTTAAACTCTCCTTTATGGAAACAAATGATTGCAGATATATTTGGCAGGCCAATGCAACAGCCGACCAGTTTTGAAAGCTCTTGTCTAGGTGCAGTCTTGATTGGGAAAGATAGCGAAGAAACTGCTGAACAAACTTTGCTGCAAGAAAATAGAGTGTTGGTAGAAGGCATAACCGAATCGAAAATATGGATGCAACCAAATCAACCTATAGTAGAAAAATATCAAAAAATTATTCCAACCTATCAAAAATTGGCTAAAGAGATGAGCAATGTTCGCAAAGTTTTAAGTGAAACGAATTAG
- a CDS encoding aminotransferase class IV has translation MEQVEQAFYFINNDLKSTADARVFSQLDGKNIYEVIRVQQSIPLFLEDHLDRFKKSAAATGLNLTDFDKALTDRIYQLISVNQVSDQNIKMILNQSAGLLIFFTRSIYPPKDYYINGMHTTLLKLERPDPNIKVLRTEYQQVVLDEREKQHAYEVLLVDQQDHVTEGSRSNLFIVHNKKIYTSPANDVLLGIVRKKTLMLCGTLGIDVIEETIPVKKLNEINGAFITGTGNNILPIRSIGDRVLNSTSDPVIQALMIEYDRLVETYIKEHKLTR, from the coding sequence ATGGAACAAGTAGAACAAGCTTTTTATTTTATAAATAACGATCTAAAATCCACAGCCGATGCTAGGGTTTTTAGCCAGTTGGATGGAAAAAACATTTACGAAGTGATACGTGTCCAACAAAGTATTCCTCTTTTTTTAGAAGACCATTTGGATCGATTTAAAAAGTCAGCTGCTGCGACCGGTTTGAATTTAACAGATTTTGATAAAGCATTAACTGACCGTATTTACCAGTTGATATCTGTTAATCAAGTTAGCGATCAAAATATTAAAATGATTTTAAATCAATCGGCCGGGCTGTTAATTTTCTTCACTCGTTCTATTTATCCGCCCAAAGATTATTATATAAATGGTATGCACACAACGCTATTAAAGCTCGAACGACCTGATCCAAATATTAAAGTTTTGAGAACAGAATATCAGCAAGTTGTTTTAGATGAACGGGAAAAACAACACGCTTACGAAGTTTTACTTGTTGACCAACAAGATCATGTAACAGAAGGCAGTCGTTCAAATTTATTTATTGTCCATAACAAAAAAATCTACACTTCTCCTGCTAACGATGTTTTACTTGGGATCGTTAGAAAAAAAACTTTGATGTTGTGTGGCACATTAGGAATTGATGTAATAGAAGAAACCATACCGGTCAAAAAACTAAATGAGATTAATGGCGCTTTTATTACAGGGACGGGAAACAATATTTTACCTATTCGTTCAATTGGAGATAGGGTCTTAAACTCTACGTCCGACCCCGTTATTCAAGCTTTAATGATTGAATATGATCGACTGGTTGAAACCTATATCAAAGAACACAAACTTACTCGATAG
- a CDS encoding 6-phospho-alpha-glucosidase, which yields MKKFSIVIAGGGSTFTPGIVMMMLDNIDRFPIRTLKLYDNDGERQAILGEALEILLKEQAPDIDFSYTTDPETAFTDVDFCMAHIRVGKYAMREQDEKIPLNHGVVGQETCGPGGIAYGMRSIGGMMEIIDYMEKYSPDCWMLNYSNPAAIVAEACRVMRPNAKVLNICDMPVGTLRRMSQIIDKEPKDLEVRYFGLNHFGWWTSVKDKEGHEYLPQIREYVAENGYLTKVEVDTQHMDQSWQETHKKAKDLLAVNPRYLPNTYLKYYLFPDYEVNHSSCTYSRANEVMDGREKTVFTAAKKIVEKGTAENSGFTIDSHASFIVDLARAIAFNTHERMLMIVENNGAIANFDDDAMVEVPCIVGSDGPEPLAQGKIPAFEKALMHQQVTVEKLVVEAYITGSYQTLWQALTLSKIIPSAEVAKNVLDDLIVANKGFWPELS from the coding sequence ATGAAAAAATTCTCAATTGTGATTGCAGGAGGCGGAAGTACGTTTACGCCAGGAATCGTTATGATGATGTTGGATAATATCGACCGTTTTCCAATTCGGACGTTAAAACTATATGACAATGATGGAGAACGGCAAGCGATCCTAGGAGAAGCTTTAGAAATCTTATTGAAAGAACAAGCTCCTGATATTGATTTTTCTTATACCACTGATCCAGAAACCGCATTTACGGATGTTGATTTTTGTATGGCTCATATTCGTGTTGGAAAATACGCTATGCGTGAACAAGATGAAAAAATTCCATTAAATCATGGTGTAGTTGGACAAGAAACTTGCGGACCAGGCGGAATCGCTTATGGGATGAGAAGTATTGGTGGCATGATGGAAATTATTGACTACATGGAAAAATATTCTCCTGACTGCTGGATGTTAAACTATTCTAATCCAGCTGCAATTGTGGCTGAAGCTTGCCGCGTGATGCGCCCAAACGCTAAAGTATTGAATATTTGCGACATGCCAGTAGGTACGTTAAGAAGAATGTCTCAGATCATTGATAAAGAACCAAAAGACTTAGAAGTTCGTTACTTTGGACTAAACCACTTTGGCTGGTGGACAAGTGTTAAAGATAAAGAAGGACATGAATATTTGCCGCAAATTCGCGAATATGTTGCTGAGAATGGTTATTTAACAAAAGTTGAAGTTGATACACAGCATATGGATCAAAGCTGGCAAGAAACGCATAAAAAAGCTAAAGATTTATTAGCAGTTAATCCTAGATATTTACCAAATACGTATTTAAAATACTACTTGTTTCCAGACTATGAAGTAAACCATTCAAGCTGTACGTATTCACGTGCGAATGAAGTAATGGACGGCAGAGAGAAAACAGTCTTCACGGCAGCTAAAAAAATTGTTGAAAAAGGTACTGCTGAAAACAGTGGATTTACAATTGACAGTCATGCATCGTTTATTGTTGATTTAGCACGTGCCATTGCATTCAATACACATGAAAGAATGTTGATGATCGTAGAAAATAATGGTGCCATTGCAAACTTTGATGATGACGCAATGGTAGAAGTACCTTGTATCGTAGGCAGCGATGGTCCAGAACCATTAGCTCAAGGGAAAATTCCAGCTTTTGAAAAAGCTTTGATGCATCAACAAGTAACAGTAGAAAAATTAGTAGTAGAAGCTTACATTACTGGAAGTTATCAAACATTATGGCAAGCTTTAACACTTTCAAAAATAATTCCAAGTGCGGAAGTTGCTAAAAATGTATTGGATGATTTAATCGTAGCCAATAAAGGATTCTGGCCAGAATTAAGTTAA